From the Persephonella sp. genome, the window TGGAAGGTTGTAATCGTAATCTGACAGCTTTATCATTTTGAGATCTTAGAAATGAGGATAAATATTAGTGATAAAACAACACTTATTAATATTGATGTTGCAAGTGGAAAGTAAAAAACAAAGTTATCCCTTTTTATGTATATATCTCCCGGTAGTTTCCCAAGCCCAAAAGGGAGTTTTTCAAAAAATGTGATCAACAAACCTATTAAAACTATAAAAAGCCCTATTAATATAAGTGTTTTTCCTATCCCTTCCATTTTTCCCTTTTTAGTTTTTTTACAAAAATTATACCTGTGTTTTGTTTAATCAATACTAAAACCCATTTTATTTTTCTTTTTTATTATCTCTTTTAATCTTTTTGTGTTCTGCCTGATGTTTTCGTCCTTAAAAACTGCAGAAACGACAGCTATATTCTCACATCCTGTATCCAGAACAGACTGGATATTCTGCTCATTAATGCCTCCTATAGCAACAACAGGCTGAACTGATATCTCAACAGCTTTTTTTAGCTGTTCAAGTCCAGAAATCTGTGCATCCTTTTTTGTTCCTGTTGGGAAAACACTTCCAAATCCTATGTAGTCAACAGGCAGTCTGTTTGCTTCCTCAACCTGATTGATATTTTTTGTTGAAAGCCCGACAATCTTATCAAAACCTAATAGTCTTCTAACAACCTCCACATCAAGATCCTCCTGACCAACATGAACCCC encodes:
- a CDS encoding DUF2905 domain-containing protein — protein: MEGIGKTLILIGLFIVLIGLLITFFEKLPFGLGKLPGDIYIKRDNFVFYFPLATSILISVVLSLIFILISKISK
- a CDS encoding thiamine phosphate synthase; its protein translation is GVHVGQEDLDVEVVRRLLGFDKIVGLSTKNINQVEEANRLPVDYIGFGSVFPTGTKKDAQISGLEQLKKAVEISVQPVVAIGGINEQNIQSVLDTGCENIAVVSAVFKDENIRQNTKRLKEIIKKKNKMGFSID